GCATCACGATGATAAGCGGCGCCATCCAGAACTTGCGTCGCTCGCGCATGAAAGACCACAGGTCTTTGATGAATTCCATCAGAAAGGTTTCTCCAGGTTTTCTTTTGGCGCCTTGTGGCTGGTGACGCGGTAGCTGGGCATCTCTTTGTCCAGCTTGCGCGCCATCGGGTCGCGGCTGATCAGCTTCATCACCAGCGCCATGGGCAGCAGCACGCCGAAAAACACTATCCCCAGTATCAGCGGCGTGGTCAATTTACTCATGAACAGGCCGAAGTGCATCCAGCCGCGGTATACCGGCCGCAGCACCGCCGGCACGATCAGCCCGCAGGCGACCAGTACACTGCCGGCAATCCACGGCCAGCGCGGGATCGGCACCTCCAGCAGCCATGGCAGCAGCAGCGCGAAGATCACAATAATGGCGCCGGCCATGGTAAAGCCGAAGTTGCGCAGGCCCTTGCGGTCCAGTTCGGGAATCGTATGCATCATCAGTCCAGCTCGAACTCTTCGCGCCAGGACTCGTCTTTTTCCCAGTGCGGCTGATCCGGCTTGGCAAGCACGAAGTTCTCGACCACCAGGTAGTCCATCTCGGTACGCATGAAGCAGCGATAGGCGTCTTCAGGCGTGCACACGATGGGCTCGCCACGCACATTAAAAGAGGTGTTGACCAGAACTCCGCAGCCGGTGCGTCGCTCGAATGCGCTGAGCAGGGCGTGATAGCCGGGGTTGGTATCGGCATGCACAGTCTGGATGCGTGCCGAGTAGTCGACGTGCGTGATGGCCGGCAGCTCGGAGCGCTTGATATTAAGTTTTTCTATACCGAAGAGGCTCTTTTGTTCATCGCTCATCGGGATGCGCAGGCTCTCTTTCACCGGCGCGACAATCAGCATGTACGGGCTGGGCTGGTCCTGCTCGAAGTAGTCGGACACACGTTCTGCCAGTACCGACGGAGCAAACGGCCGGAATGACTCGCGGTACTTTATCTTGAGGTTCATCACCGACTGCATTTTTGCGCTGCGCGGATCGCCGATGATGGAGCGACCGCCCAGTGCGCGCGGGCCAAACTCCATGCGGCCGCGAAACCAGCCGATGACTTTTTCATCTTCGAGGTATCCGGCCAGCTGATCGAACAGCTGGTCATCATCGAGACGCTGGTAGCTGGCGTTGAATGCGTCCAGCTGGCGGCGTATTTCGTCATCTTTGAAGCGTGGCCCCAGGTAAGAGCCGGCCATGCGGTCCTTGCCGTTAACCTGGCGCTTGCCATCATGGTAGTCATGCCAGGCAATGGCGGCTGCCCCGAGCGCGCCGCCGGCATCGCCG
The Gammaproteobacteria bacterium genome window above contains:
- a CDS encoding sxtJ; translated protein: MMHTIPELDRKGLRNFGFTMAGAIIVIFALLLPWLLEVPIPRWPWIAGSVLVACGLIVPAVLRPVYRGWMHFGLFMSKLTTPLILGIVFFGVLLPMALVMKLISRDPMARKLDKEMPSYRVTSHKAPKENLEKPF